In Legionella lytica, one genomic interval encodes:
- the gspK gene encoding type II secretion system minor pseudopilin GspK: protein MPTANSSSAYPPLIVSSKSHGGALLTALFIMTLVAIVATAMSSRLQVDIYRTRLIINHDKLYLASQAVTFWAMSELGDAKKKFSAANSEGMVSSYPRNMGSIYPSVTLSGSIYDLQGRFNLNNLTNKKYILGFINFISATGIQMTPAEKMNLALAINNWVSPYELGVGEDNFLSYYLQQKPPYHTSRQLMVSISELRLIKDVSPKIFLALQPYITTLPDLTAININTASKQVLMSLNNTMNEQKVEEFIELRGKNGFTRLEKANSLLKKLNVANDQITLESAYFLSVAHASIENLNFTVYTLLKRNRDKKGKITVSILRESFNVF, encoded by the coding sequence ATGCCAACAGCTAATTCATCATCGGCATACCCTCCGCTAATAGTTTCATCAAAATCACATGGTGGAGCGTTACTTACCGCGTTATTTATTATGACCTTGGTAGCTATTGTTGCAACGGCCATGAGCTCTAGGCTACAAGTTGATATCTATCGAACTCGCCTGATTATCAACCATGATAAACTCTACCTTGCCTCTCAAGCGGTTACTTTCTGGGCGATGAGCGAACTGGGAGACGCTAAGAAAAAATTTTCCGCAGCTAATTCTGAAGGAATGGTCAGCTCCTATCCCAGAAATATGGGATCAATCTATCCCTCCGTTACCTTAAGTGGGAGCATTTATGATTTGCAAGGGCGCTTTAATCTTAATAATTTGACCAATAAAAAATACATCCTAGGCTTTATTAATTTTATTAGTGCAACAGGGATTCAAATGACCCCTGCTGAAAAAATGAATTTGGCATTAGCAATTAACAACTGGGTATCCCCTTATGAGCTTGGAGTAGGTGAAGACAATTTTCTTTCTTATTACCTACAGCAAAAGCCCCCCTATCATACCAGCCGTCAATTAATGGTCAGTATCTCAGAGCTTCGCTTAATTAAAGACGTAAGCCCGAAAATTTTTTTAGCGTTGCAGCCTTATATTACCACCCTGCCTGACTTAACTGCCATCAACATCAATACTGCCTCGAAGCAAGTACTGATGTCGTTAAACAACACAATGAATGAGCAAAAAGTTGAAGAATTTATTGAGCTGCGAGGGAAAAATGGTTTTACTCGTCTAGAAAAAGCAAATAGTTTATTAAAAAAACTGAATGTCGCTAATGACCAGATCACCTTAGAAAGTGCTTATTTCCTTAGTGTGGCGCATGCGTCCATAGAAAACCTTAATTTTACTGTGTATACCTTACTTAAAAGAAATCGAGATAAAAAAGGAAAAATTACAGTAAGTATTCTACGTGAAAGTTTTAATGTTTTTTAA
- the lspJ gene encoding GspJ family T2SS minor pseudopilin variant LspJ gives MKKESGFTLIEILIALAVFAILASITSSTLYYAFNTRTRVNEQSERLSALQLAISIVQQDISQTAERAIRGNDMRLFPIFTGRPDYVEFTRDGDVNPGSIEKRSTLKRIALVCQNDSLLRRTWDTLDPFDRNTHADKVLISHLSDCHFGYLNQSLQVFPEWRADAVNQDQNKESLPKAIQVNLNVKKLGELNLLFTIPGALYANS, from the coding sequence ATGAAAAAAGAATCAGGATTTACGCTCATTGAAATTTTAATTGCCTTAGCCGTATTCGCGATTTTAGCGTCAATTACCTCATCTACTTTATATTACGCTTTTAATACACGTACCCGTGTTAATGAGCAAAGTGAACGTCTAAGTGCGTTACAACTTGCAATTAGCATCGTTCAACAAGACATCAGCCAAACAGCCGAGCGTGCGATTCGTGGTAATGATATGCGTTTATTTCCGATTTTTACCGGTCGTCCTGATTATGTAGAATTTACCCGAGATGGTGATGTTAATCCGGGAAGTATCGAAAAACGCAGCACCCTCAAACGGATCGCTTTGGTATGCCAAAATGACTCATTACTGCGCCGAACTTGGGATACTTTAGATCCATTTGACCGAAATACTCATGCCGATAAAGTGCTCATTTCACATTTGAGTGATTGCCATTTTGGTTATTTAAACCAAAGCTTACAAGTATTTCCTGAATGGAGGGCTGATGCAGTGAATCAAGATCAAAATAAGGAATCATTACCTAAGGCAATCCAGGTCAATCTCAATGTGAAAAAGCTAGGAGAACTTAATTTATTATTTACGATCCCCGGAGCACTTTATGCCAACAGCTAA
- a CDS encoding ACP S-malonyltransferase, protein MDEVKNQFAEFLQQFNFTVPKTPVIANINAMPYKEGSVHHNLTEQINHPVRWTQGVEYLLDLGEHDFEEIGPGVVLRGLINRIKNNQ, encoded by the coding sequence ATGGATGAGGTCAAAAATCAGTTTGCTGAATTTCTACAACAATTTAATTTTACAGTCCCTAAAACACCGGTCATTGCGAATATAAATGCCATGCCGTACAAGGAAGGCAGTGTTCATCACAATTTAACAGAACAAATAAACCATCCTGTACGTTGGACCCAGGGAGTGGAATACTTGCTAGACCTTGGAGAACATGATTTCGAAGAAATTGGTCCTGGCGTGGTATTGCGCGGTTTGATTAATCGAATTAAAAACAATCAATAA